One segment of Setaria viridis chromosome 4, Setaria_viridis_v4.0, whole genome shotgun sequence DNA contains the following:
- the LOC117852608 gene encoding arginine decarboxylase 1 codes for MPALAVDAATPVAHAFASCDAARFPAPLMAVPTSATAAADKPEAAAWSADLSAALYNVDGWGAPYFFVNDDGDVAVRPHGAATLPGQEIDLAKVVAKAAGPRDGGGLGLPLPLLVRFPDVLRHRVETLNAAFDYAVRSTGYGSRYQGVYPVKCNQDRYVVEDIVEFGEPFRFGLEAGSKPELLLAMSCLAARGNPDALLVCNGYKDDGYVSLALTARTMGLNTVIVLEQEEELDIVLEASRRLGVRPVVGMRAKLRTKHAGHFGSTSGEKGKFGLNAAQILSVVTKLKAVGMLDCLQLLHFHIGSQIPTTALLSDGVGEAAQIYCELARLGAGMRVIDVGGGLGIDYDGTHSAQTDMSVAYSLEEYAVAVVAAVGRVCDRKGVQHPIICSESGRALVSHHSVLVFEAFSATAPGQLDAATAYLLDELTDDCRADYRNVMAAAVRGDYDTCGLYVDQLKRRSAEQFKEGVLGLEHLAAVDAFCEIVARGMGAPEAPRTYHINLSVFTSLPDMWAIGQQFPIIPIQRLQERPAVDGVLSDLTCDSDGKVCEFIGGRHSLPLHELPTHATRGYYLGMFLGGAYQEALGGLHNLFGGPSVVRVTQSDGPHCFAVTRAAAGPSCADVLRAMQHEPEVMFEVLKQRTDDATAASLARAFGAMPYLVFDPEAAVMSSGESSGMSSDSEGSAAGAAEEEDEEEWEFMRGLTV; via the coding sequence ATGCCTGCactcgccgtcgacgccgcgACACCTGTGGCGCACGCCTTCGCATCCTGCGACGCGGCGCGCTTCCCGGCCCCGCTcatggcggtgcccacctccgccaccgcAGCGGCCGACAAACCCGAGGCGGCCGCGTGGTCGGCCGACCTCTCCGCGGCGCTCTACAACGTGGACGGCTGGGGCGCCCCCTACTTCTTCGtcaacgacgacggcgacgtcgcCGTGCGCCCGCACGGCGCCGCCACGCTGCCGGGGCAGGAGATCGACCTGGCCAAGGTCGTGGCCAAGGCCGCCGGCCCGCGCGACGGCGGGGGGCTCGGCCTGCCGCTGCCCCTGCTCGTGCGCTTCCCCGACGTGCTGCGCCACCGCGTCGAGACCCTCAACGCCGCCTTCGACTACGCCGTCCGCTCCACCGGCTACGGCTCCAGGTACCAGGGCGTGTACCCGGTCAAGTGCAATCAGGATAGGTACGTCGTCGAGGACATTGTCGAGTTCGGCGAGCCCTTCCGCTTCGGCCTcgaggccggctccaagccggAGCTGCTCCTCGCCATGAGCTGCCTTGCCGCGCGCGGCAACCCGGACGCCCTCCTCGTCTGCAACGGCTACAAGGACGACGGCTACGTCTCGCTCGCGCTCACGGCGCGCACCATGGGCCTCAACACCGTCATCGTgctcgagcaggaggaggagctcgacaTCGTCCTCGAGGCCAGCCGCCGCCTCGGCGTGCGCCCCGTCGTCGGCATGCGCGCCAAGCTGCGCACCAAGCACGCCGGCCACTTCGGCTCCACCTCCGGGGAGAAGGGCAAGTTCGGCCTCAACGCCGCCCAGATACTGTCCGTGGTCACCAAGCTCAAGGCCGTTGGTATGCTCGACTGCCTCCAGCTCCTGCACTTCCACATTGGCTCCCAGATCCCCACCACCGCCCTGCTCTccgacggcgtcggcgaggccgCGCAGATCTACTGCGAGCTCGCCCGCCTCGGCGCTGGCATGCGCGTCATCGACgttggcggcggcctcggcatCGACTACGACGGGACCCACTCGGCGCAGACCGACATGTCGGTGGCCTACAGCCTCGAGGAGTACGCGGTGGCCgtggtcgccgccgtcggccgcgtCTGTGACCGCAAGGGGGTGCAGCACCCCATCATCTGCAGCGAGAGCGGCCGCGCGCTGGTGTCGCACCACTCGGTCCTGGTGTTCGAGGCCTTCTCGGCCACGGCGCCCGGGCAGCTTGATGCGGCCACGGCCTACCTGCTCGACGAGCTCACCGACGACTGCCGCGCCGACTACCGCAACgtcatggccgccgccgtgcgcggcgACTACGACACCTGCGGCCTCTACGTTGACCAGCTGAAGCGCCGCTCCGCCGAGCAGTTCAAGGAGGGGGTTCTTGGCCTGGAGCACCTCGCCGCGGTCGACGCCTTCTGCGAGATCGTCGCCCGTGGCATGGGCGCTCCCGAGGCGCCGCGCACCTACCACATCAACCTATCGGTGTTCACCTCCCTGCCGGACATGTGGGCCATCGGGCAGCAGTTCCCCATCATTCCCATCCAGCGCCTGCAGGAGCGCCCGGCCGTGGACGGCGTCCTCTCCGACCTCACCTGCGACAGCGACGGCAAGGTTTGCGAGTTCATCGGCGGGAGGCACAGCCTGCCGCTGCATGAGCTCCCCACCCACGCCACCCGCGGCTACTACCTGGGCATGTTCCTCGGGGGCGCCTACCAGGAGGCCCTCGGCGGGCTGCACAACCTCTTCGGCGGGCCCAGCGTGGTGCGCGTGACGCAGAGCGACGGCCCCCACTGCTTCGCGGTtacgcgcgcggcggcggggccctcGTGCGCCGACGTGCTCCGCGCGATGCAGCACGAGCCCGAGGTGATGTTCGAGGTGCTGAAGCAGAGGACCGACGACGCCACGGCCGCGTCGCTCGCCAGGGCGTTCGGCGCAATGCCGTACCTGGTGTTCGACCCCGAGGCCGCGGTGATGTCCAGCGGGGAGAGCAGCGGCATGAGCAGCGACTCGGAGGggtcggccgccggcgccgccgaggaagaagatgaggaggagTGGGAGTTCATGCGCGGGCTCACCGTCTGA